Genomic segment of Prionailurus viverrinus isolate Anna chromosome B4, UM_Priviv_1.0, whole genome shotgun sequence:
TACGGCTCAAACACCACCTCTCCATGAAGTACTCCTTAAATCCCAGCCCTCTTCTGCATCCCACCAAGCCTCCCGGACCTGAGACATCCCACACGGGCGGGGCGGAGGCTTCAGACCAGAGGCACTGGGGGTCAGAGGAGGGGCTCGCAAGCGAAGGATCCGGCTCCTGGAGGCAGAGCCACCCGGCGGTCGGCCAAGGCAGAGAGGGCCCATCCCACCCAACTGGGAGAGGGGAGGCCGAGCCGAGGGCCCTCCCACCTCCCCGGCCCACGCCAAAGCTCTGCCTGACCCGGTTCTGCCCTGAGTGCGGTGGGCAGGTTCGGCTCGCCATGTCGCACTGCCCTGCTCTCCTCAGGGCGGCCGCTCCTCCCTGACCCCGGTCCCCAGCCTGGCAGGTGCCCCAGACGACCCTCGCGCTGGCGCGACGGCCGCGGCCCGCCCGCCTCGCATGTCCCCGCGACTGCCCCGGCGCACCTGTCCCGCCGCCCCGGCTGACCCTTCTCGGTCCCCAGGCTCCGGCCCTCCGCCGTCAGCCATCGGCCGCGGGCCCGGCACTCACCGCGCGGGTGCGGCCCGAACGCCACCAGCACGAAGTAGTCCGCGAGCCGCGCCATGGCGAGGGGCGCGGGCGGGCTCCGCGGCTCGGGGACGCGAGGGTGGCGCGCTCATGGCCCGGCCCCGGCCCTGGCCCGCGCTCCCCGGACACCCTGGGCCCGCTCCGCGGCGGCGGCCAGGGCTcccgccgccatcttcccagccaGCCGGCCCGCCCGGCCGCGCCGTGCGCCTGCGCGgcctcgccccgccccccagTCATGGGCGGGGCTCGCAACTACGAGCTCCCATTGGCCCAGTCGGCGCGGGCTCGGTTCCCGGGGGCGGGACCCCGCCCAGCACCGCCCACACGGGGCCTGGGCACCGCCCCCCGGGTGCTGACAGCGACGGCGGCTCGCGCGGGTCAGCGGCAGGTGCGGCCCGGGTCGCAGCTGGTCCGGGAGCTCCCGGCTCCTACGCCGGGGCGGAGAGGGGCCGGGTTTCGCTCCAGCGAGCTCCCGAGGCTTCCGCTGCACCCCGGGGCTGTCAGTTTGGAGGAAGGCAGAAGGGCCCAACCCTGCCCTCCGGCCTCCCTGGTCCCTTCAGGGGCTGCTAGCCTGGCGACTGCCGGGGGAGAGCTCAGGGCTTGCCCTTGGCGTTCGCGGCCCTTGGATGCCTCGGGCCCCACCTGGAAGCCCCACCTAGCTGGGATGAGACATTGAACACAAGTCCTTTAAAAAGTTGCGTGGCCGTCCCGCTGTGAAGAGCCGCGTCCTAAGCGGTGAGCGCTGGAGGCCGCCCCGGTGCCTGGGAGAAGACTGCACCCAGCAGAGTCCCTGACAGTGCCCACCACCCACAAGGACCAGGGCTGTGCAGGGCCCTCCCGCGGTGCCACAGGGATGGGCAAGGGGGACACGGGGTCTACGGCAGGACAGGCGAGGAGAGGAGCTGCAGAGGTGGAGAGAGTGAGCTGGCAGGACTGGGCTTGTTTTCAGATGCTTGGCTGCGCCAGAACCTATGAAGGAAGGAACTGCTGGCATCCGTATTCCACTCCCTTGCAGGAGCCGGctggagaatgaatgaaattcaaCCCAGCGACAGGAACTGAGAGACCCTACCAGGGGTACCCTGTCCCCGGCGCCCCTCCTGGGGCACAGGCCCAGTCAcaccctcctctgctcctgtctGGTACTGGGTACATAGGCTGAGAAGTCCTTCTTTTGGTCCCAGCTGGTTTCCATCACGTATACCCGAAAAGACCCTCGTTACCGCGGGACCACACCATTGAGCTCTGCGTAGGGCGGACAGGCAGGGTCCCTGGCAAGTCCTCTGGCCCCTAAGCCCAGGGCTGGCTGTCCCTCAGACGCTGTGGAGACCCTTCGCCCCACCCTCATGCCCTAAGGAGCCCACTCCTTGCAGCCCTCTCAGAGACGCCTCAGGGTCAAGCGTAGGTTTGGGGTCCTTCTAGACCACGACACCCCCACCACTGAGCTTCTCACCATTGGGTCTCCTGACCACTGCATTGTCCGGGTCGCCGTCAGAGGTGCTTGCTTCTGCCTGCTTCCCCCTCCTCCGGAGAAGTGTGCTTGCTCTCTCGCCTCCTGTCTCCACAGCAGAGTCAACCTCCTTATAGGGAGTGACTCTCTCTGGCTTCCTCCATTCCTCCTCTTACCCCCACCCAATGTGACTCCCATTGCCTGTCATCTTGCCCATGTCCTCATCAGCCCGCTGTCGCCGCCTGGCAAACCTCAGCCACTCACAGTCCTGCACCACCATATAGTGCAGAGTGGCCGTGATGACCCCATGGTCCAACTGCAGATGGACATTCTCCCCTTGCCCAGCCTGCTGATGTCTGGTCAGTCTCTGATCCCACCTGTTGTGTCTCAGACATGACCGCACCGGCCCTCCTTCACAGAGGAAACAAAGCCATCAGATGGAAGGCCTTGTGTTGCATTGCCCCCAAGtctgccccccacaccccaactccccctcccccctcccaccacttgCTGTTCCCTATCAATGCCCCCTATTCTCAATCTTTTTCTCCCTACGGATCCTGGACATCAGGATTAAACTCAATCTCcccaccttttcttctttttaattttttaaatgttttatttatgtttgagagagagacagagtgcggtcaggggaggggcatagagagagggagacacagaatctgcagcaggctccagaccctgagttgtcagcacagaacccgaagcagggctcaaattcatgaaccatgagatgatgacctgagccgaagtcagacactcatccgacggagccacccagcttGCACCCTAGCTTTTCTTGCCCCACACACATTTCTTCATTAGAGAGTTCTTACAACATTCACCAGCACCACATGCCTCCTGTGGCCCAGTCTCTGCTCACCAGGGAAGCCCTTCGGTTTCTCCTTGGAGGGCACGTGGACAGTTACAGACAATAAGTACCATGAGGTGCGCTAGAGAGGGGTCTGGGGGATCGTGGAGGGGGCCTCTCATCCAGTCGGGAGGGACAGGGGCAAAATAAGCAGGTAGACTGAGACCTGAGGGCCAGAGGACACGCCATCCGCCTGTGGGGTTTGGGGAGGTAGAACCCCAGGCCCAGGAATGCAGCGAGCCATGGCCTGTGAACTTCCTTGAGGTCTCCCTCCACTTTCCCAGATTAAAAATCTTGTGGAGACAAAGAAgttggatttcatttttctttatcgGAAGGGTGAGTGATGTGATCACCTTTGAGTTTTGGAAAGATGGCCCTGGAATCAGTGTGCCGGAcagactggggggaggggctggcaagAGGAGAAGCCGCTGCAGGGCCGCCGCCCCGGGGGCCTCTGCCCACCCCTTCCCCGGCTGTTCCTCCAGAGCTGGCTTGCggcttctgtcccctctctttacTCTCTGTGGACAGAGCTCGCCATACCTCTCACCTCCCAGAGCCTTGCCATCCATGAAACCCCAGAACTGTGTTCCAGGTCTGCCCTCTCTTCAGCCCAGACCCATGAGGCCAGACGGCAGCTGGATACCTCTGCCAGGACTACCTCAGGGAGCCAACCCCTACCCTCTCTCTAGGGGCTCCTGCATCAGCAAACAGAACGGTTGACGCTCCTCACCTGCCCTCCAGTgacactcctttctctctgacccggCTGCTCTGCCCCACACACCCCTCCTGCTATGCAGCATTTTTCTAAGATAAATATGATGGCATCACTCTCCTCCCCCagctggtaaaaataaataaacaaatagaaaccaGAATAACTGCTGATGCCTCCCTACCTTCCTCAGGACGTGAACCAAGCTCTTTCATATGGCATGGGTTCAACACTTGTTGATTTATTCAtccagcaaatgtttattgagctccCATGGTGTGCACAGCAGGGAGAACAGAGAGTGACCAGGTCATCCGTGATGACTTTACAGAGGGAGCTGGACTGGGGCAGCcaagacagaagaggaaatgtgACGGACACAGAGATGCTCAGATGATCAAAGAAACCTCTGGGGTGGGGATGATGGGGTGATTATCCCTTCTCAGACTGACAAAGACGCCAAGACCTGCTAACGTCGAATCCGTGATCGGTTGACAGTGGACTGGCACAGGCTTCGTGGAGAGGAAGTCGGCAACGTCTGTCAGCACAAACGCAGGTTCACCTGCAACCAGAATTTCCACTTCTAGGAAAGTATCCTTCACGGACACTTTTGTGAGCTCACAACAGAAGGGTTCTTACTCTTGGAAAGACTGGAAATGGCCTGATTGCTCATTAATAAAAATCAGTTAAGTAGTTACAGAGCACCTACGTATTGGAGTAGGGCCAACCGTAGGAAAGAATGGaggtctcggggtgcctgggtggctcagttggttaagcgtctgacttcggctcaggtcatgatctcacagtttgtgagttcgagccccacgtcgggttctgtgctgacagctcgggacctggagcctgcttcagtttctgtgtctccccctgctcatgctttctcaaaaataaataaaacattaaaaaaaaaaaaaagaatggaggtctctctgtttacatatattttcactcacatgtgcatGCGTAATACACACACACTACCACCTGCCCCCAGCTAAATGTACTAGCATACATAAGAGAAAGTCAGGAACGGGGTGCCCACCCAGAAGAATCCATAGTGGATGGCCATGCAAGGGTCTCACGTTGTACTTAAACGTCTTACAAAAACCGTTCAGGACTTCGGTAGTGTGGAAAAAGAGGGTAGAGATTCTTCAGAACACAGCCGCGAGGGGATCTTGAGGAAGGGTCTCCAAGTCACCTTTGTGAGGAACTGAATATCTAGCCTGCGTTCTCCAGCCGTGATTCTGGCCAGGCTCCCAGGCCACTCATCAGGGCAGACATTTGAGGAGCCGACCCTCGGGACCAGGAGGTGGTGGGTGGCTGGCTGACTGCACCCCTACCACCCACTCCTAGAAGACTGCCAGGCTCCAGGACAGTGTCCCCCACCAGAAGGCACCAGAGATGAGGCTGGTGGCCGCTGGGGTCCCTGGCCAGTCGCTGAGCACTTCCCAGTGGGATGGGGCCCCTGTCAGGCTAGGCAGGAGCGGGGAGCAGGACGCCCGGGCTCCCGCCCCCGCTGGGGCATCCGGCTCCGCCTCCTCCTGGAAAGACTATTTAGATCTGGTGATGCGGAGGCCAGGTCTCCGGCAGGACCCACAGACGGCAGACTGGCTGAGGAGGTCCTCCACCTGCCAGGTGCTCTCTGCCCAGCCAACAGACAGCAACCCCCCGGCCGGCTTCTCTCCTGAGACCCTCTCGCCGACAGACACAGGTACAAGTTTGGCTGTGTCCACGCCTGCACCCCTCATCACCGGGGCTTGCCAATGTGCCGGGCTTAGGGGTGGCTGGCGGTGAGGACTGCCCCCCCACAGCTACCTGGCTCACACTCCTTCCAGCCCCGCCCCCATGGCCCGGCCCCTGCCGGTCACATTCGGTTGCATCAGCCTGCTCTGCCTGCTGCTCCCGGGCACACTGTCCCGCGGCCTGGGCGGGAGCCAATGGCCTGCCCCACCTAGGTGAGTGGGGTTCACACCAGCCCAAACCTCGGGGCCTACGGGGAAGGAAACCAGAATCCCTGGGGAGGCCCCCCTCGATCTCCCCCTCcctggacacccccccccccgactcttcCTGCAGTGGGGAAACCACCCCCTGCCACTAAGGCTTGCCCCCCCAAGTGAGAAGCCAGCAAATGGGCCTTCAGCAAATCCTGAGCAGGGCAAGGGACCCCTCTTTCTTGGCCTCCCTCCCAGGGCACTCCCCTCCCCTATGAGTAGAGGAACCACTTCGAGGAGAGGTTGGCTAGGAAAGGGGAGGCTGGAGGGATCCCCAGGATTGCCCAccttcctccacccccaggggagggctggagggggtCACTCGGGTCGTGAGCACGGTGACCCACAGAGTCCAGGGGTGCCCTTTGCCCAGGTAAATGGACACGTGGCCTGGACTACTGAGATGGCTGAGAGCCAGGACCCAAGCCCAGAGCTCACGAGGGGCGGTGGGCTTCCCCTGGCCTGCTGGATAATGACGTGGGGGCTGCGGGCTTCCCCTGGCAGTGCTCCAGGCTGTTGGGGAAACTGGGCTTCCCCTGCCAGTGACCCCAGGCCTGTGTGGAGGGGAAATTGGGTGCTTTTGGAGGGTCCCTAAAAGGTTTGGCCATCAGGTTTacttcccccaaccccctctgCAGGGAGCCCCCAGCCTGGGCCCCTTCCAGTGGCCTGAAGCCGGGACACCCTGCCGTTCAGCCTGTGGTCTGGAAGCTACGCCAGGCCCTCCAGCCACAGAGGAGCGCCAACCGAGCCCCTGCCATGGGTCACCCTCTCCGGGGTGGCCCCCACCGACACCCGGGCTCCCACAGGTCCCGAGCCCAGCTCCTGAGGGTGGGCTGTGGGCTGGGCACCTGCCAGGTGCACAACCTCAGCCACCGCCTATGGCAGCTGGTTGGGTCAGCCGGCCCACGGGACTCAGCCCCCGTGGACCCCAGCAGCCCCCACAGCTACGGCTGAGATGGAGCAGGACAGACCTCTGTCTGTCCCGGCCAGGATGCCACCCCCCAACCCAGTCCCAGAGCTGCATCtgggcccccctgcccccacccagccccgcgGACTTCCTACAAACACCAATAACCAGAACAGTGTGCAGGCCCCCAAGGCAACTCCCGCCCCACCCTACACCCACCTGGTCCTGTAGCAAGCAACCTTGACCGGCTTTGGACAAGGAAGGCCGTGCACATGTGTCGACCCCAGCAGGTCTGCAGGCAGAGTCTGGACTCATGAAAGGGGCTTCAGAGGCGAGGGGCAGCCCAAGGATGTGGGGCAGGATACCCAGGGCCACGCTGGGCCAGCACAAGGTGGGCCAGTGTGGCCCCTTCCCCGCTGGTCTGGAGTCATCAGATTAGGCCCTGGCTTTGGGCACACGCACTTGGCCTGTCCCAGGTGCCCAGCCTTTCCATTCCCTGTGCCCTGGAGACTGGGagggcagcaggaaggaggaCCCCCTGTGGtccccagccccagagcctgagTGAGAGAAGACAGCCCATGTCAAAGTGGagacctccctcccccccccccccccgcaccccctccccccccagctgGATAGCAGGGAGCCTGGGAAAAGGCCTAGAGATTCAGGAACCACACTGGGGCTGAGCAGACACCCCTTCCCATCCCTCTGGGCaaggtggggctgggtggggcaaGATCTCCAGCCCAGATCAGGCCCAGTCAGAACCTT
This window contains:
- the ADM2 gene encoding protein ADM2 encodes the protein MARPLPVTFGCISLLCLLLPGTLSRGLGGSQWPAPPREPPAWAPSSGLKPGHPAVQPVVWKLRQALQPQRSANRAPAMGHPLRGGPHRHPGSHRSRAQLLRVGCGLGTCQVHNLSHRLWQLVGSAGPRDSAPVDPSSPHSYG